The genomic DNA CGACACCTAAAACCAACGCTTCGAGGAGTGTCACTATTAAGAAATCATGCCGTAAGTTTCACCGCAAGTACGGCGGCAGTGCATAACAAAATCGCGAAAATGTACAAAACCCAGGCGGCTTGCGGTTGAGTCAAGCCCCATCGCAGCAAGGAGTGATGAATGTGTCGTTTGTCCGGTTTGGTAATCGGCGCGCCGCTTCTCAATCTCCGAATCACGACGACGAATGCATCGAGGACCGGAACCCCGAATAAAGTGAGAGGCACCAAGAACGCAACGGCGGCTGCGGTCTTTACCACTCCGTCAACACTCACGGCGGCGAGATAGAACCCCAAAAACTGCGCTCCTCCTGTTCCCATGAAGATCTTGGCTGGATGATAGTTGTATCGCAAAAATCCCAAACAAGCTCCGACCGCGGAAATACTCAACACTCCAATCAAGGGTTGTTTGTTCAAAGCCAAAACGAACATGGTCATCGCGCTGATGGCGGCGATTCCCGCTGCGAGACCATCTATGCCGTCAATCGTATCCATCGTCTTCGCAATCACGAAAACGAAAATAGCGGTGAAAAGAACGGAATTCAATTCGCTGAATCCGATGAAACTTCCTGGCGTACCCGGTTTACTGAATGGTCTTGTAATCCCTTCGATGCGAATGTTTCCCATATCCGGATGCGCTAAAGCGATCCCGCATCCTATGAGAAAAAGCGCTTGCCAGAAAGGGGAAATTTGATATCTGTCGTCTAAGATTCCGAAAAGAACAATCAGTGCACCGATTCCCATAATCCATAAAGACTTCGTAGTGTATGGTCCTACGAGATGGGCAGTCGCCGCTTTCTGCGACATAGGATAAACAACGAGCCACGCGACTAAAATCGCAAGATAAATCGCTATCCCCCCCCAGCGTGGTGTCGGCTTTTCGTGGACGCGCCTTGGGTCGCCCGGCATATCGATTGCTCCGAATCTCTTAGCCAACCGAATAACTAACGGAGTTGTCAGAAAAGCCGTAACCAAAGACAAAAAAAACGCAGTTGCGAAGGTCATACGGTTTCGAATACAGGTTCTAACTTTCCGCTCACGAAGCGGTAGAGTTCGACGCCCGCTAATCGAAAGAGAGTCAAAGCGAGTTCGTCCGGATAATCTCCTTCGAAGACGATTTTGCGGATACCCGCATTGATAAGCATTTTCGCGCAGGAGCTGCAAGGTTGGCAGGTCACGTAAAGCGAAGCGCCTTCACAAGAAACGCCGTTCAATGCGGCTTGGGCGATTGCGTTCTGTTCCGCATGGGCTGCGAGTTGACACCTTTGGGTGATATCGCAACCGAACTCTTCGCAGTGAGGAACACCGCGAGGGGCTCCGTTGTATCCTGTCGTAAGGATTCGACGGTCTTTCTCGATGACGGCACCGACACTGCGCCGTAAGCAAGTGGCGCGTGTGCTCACGGTGCGGGCAATTTCCATGAAGTAGGCATCCCAGGATGGGCGTTGAGGCATCATAACGAATTATAGAACGGTATGCATTTTCCCCGAAAAAGAACAAGTTTTTTGGTGAACACAGTTCCTTGGCACGAAGTCTGTATGGATAAGGAGAGCAAGGTTTGAAAGGAGAGTTTTGATCCTTGCCTCCTTTATTGGTGCAATAGCCCCGCATATGAAGAGGACCCTGCGGGGCTTTTTTCCGGGTGATTTTGCTCTTATTTGTCGGCAATTGGTTCTCTTTTTGCGCTTCGCAGCCATGCTTCCCTGCCTTACTGCGCTCCTACGAGTTTTACTCTTTGGAACGATTTAGCGCTTCTGCATGTCTTGAAACGACATGGCAGTCATGAGGTTTGTCTTTTGAATGACCAGCCTTTCATGGTTTATACTTTGTTTATACTTTTTGCATGCGCCCAGGTGGTGGAATGGTAGACACAGGGGACTTAAAATCCCCCGGGGCAACCCGTGCGGGTTCGAATCCCGCCCTGGGCACCAAGAATGTAGGAGCGCTGTAAGGCGCGATAAAGAATCACCACAGAAATTGAAATCAAATTATTCGCTCGCGTTTGTCGGTAATTTATTTGATTTTTTTGTATTACAAAAATTAATTCGTTCGTATTAAAATTAGAAACTCAAAACAACAAACAATACAAAAAGGAGAATAAAAAAATGCCGGCAAGAAGCAAAGCACAGCAAAAGGCTGCGGGGATGGCGCTCGCAGCAAAGCGTGGCGAAATAGACGAATCGAAACTTGCAGGGGCAGCCCGACAAATGCACGATTCAATGACCGAAGAGCAATTGGAAGAATTGGCTTCTAAGGATGTCGAGGAATTACCTGCGAAAGTCACCAAAGAATCGAAAGAACCCGCAAAAGCAGAAGAAGTAGCGGGAGAAACTCTCGAAGTCGCACCGAAAAAAGCCATCAGCAAAGGCAGGGGAAGACCTGCAAAAAAGGCGGCGAAGAAAGCAGCGAAGAAAGCGGCAAAGAAAGTAGCGAAAAAAGCAGCGAAAAAGGCGACAAAAACGAGAGCAAAAAGTGTAGCGAAAACCAGAGCGGGAAAACGGAGCAAGAAAGCAAAGAAGAGCAGAAGATAAACAATTTTCGTATTTCGACGCTGCGGAAGGAGCCCATGGAGTTTGGTGGGCTTCTTTTTTCTTATTTTTCTCTTACTGCTTTGCCAAGCGCTAAGCAGGGCTTATTGTTTTGTATAAACGTGGCGTTTGCTCGCGCTACTCATAGAGAACTCTATTTTTCTCGTACCAAGTCTTTTTCGAGAACATAACTCGCAAATTCGATTTGCCTACCCCCCTTAGAAAACATGCGGGAGAACACGCAGGCAAAAGCGTTGACTGTGCACGCTATGTAGAGGATGAAAAGGAGACCGCTACGAATGCCTTGCGATAGTCTGTGACGCTTTTGTGACGCTTTGTAGAAATAATGATTATTCAAAAGGGGTTATGACCTAAGTCATAAGGGCTTTTCCGATTGACAAAGAAAACCCCCAATACCGAATAGGAGAAGAACTTATGAAAAACCTTTTGACAATATGCACAGCAATTGTCGCACTTATATCGGTTGTCATCAATTGGTCTGTATTGCATAGAGACGTTTCTGCACAAGAGCGAACGTTGACGATGTTCGGCAGTGTAAAGGGGAAATCCGTCCCCGACGGCTATGCAGAGTTGGCGTTCAACTTCTTCGACAAAGACAGGGAGGTTCTTGCATACCGGAGCATTTCAACTGCAGTGGTAGAGGATGGAACTTACACTGCGTCTTTGCCAGCGGATGGACTCACAGAAGGGAAAGAGTATTACGTTTTGGTGACAATGCCGAACGTGGTTCCGGAGAGTCTTCAGGAGCAGCAGCGTGATGCTATAGGCGTCGTTTTGCTTCAGTCGGAGACACCAGGAATTCAGCAGACGGGTCATGTGAACATATCGGGGACTCTGATTGCGGGCGCGATAAAGACGAATGCAATAAAGACGGATGTATTTTGGATGCCCACAGGAGCGGCTGCGGGTCGTGTTCTCACATCGGATGCTTCTGGAAATGGGACTTGGCAGGCACTTCCTCCTCCATCGGGAGCGGCTGGTGGCGATTTGTCCGGGACGTATCCTAATCCGTTGGTAGACGGTTTGCAGGGTAAAGCAGTTGCGAGCACTGCTCCGAGTTTAGGTCAGGTTCTGAAGTGGAATGGCAGTGCATGGTCGCCGGGTACCGACCTACAGGATGCCTTTTGGCAAGCCTCAGGAAACGACATCTTTTACAATGCAGGCAATGTGGGAATTGGCGTGAGTAGTCCTGCTTACCGCCTGCATGCGGTAACAGGTACCGGAGATCGCGCCATCTACGGGCTCCACACTGCTACCAGCGGTATCGCTTACGGGGTATATGGGCAAAGCGACAGCACATGGGGCACGGGCGTATATGGCTCAGCCAACGCCACGAGCGACACCAACTTCGGCGTGTATGGGAGAAGCTACAGCACCTCTGGCACGGGCGTGTATGGCTTAGCCAGTGCCACCAGCGGCACCAACTACGGCGTGATTGGGAAAAGCATTAGCACATCCGGGTACGGCGTGCTGGGCACTGCCACTGCCGAAAGCGGCACCACTTACGGTGTATATGGGGTAAGTGACAGCACTTCCGGCAGAGGCGTCTTTGGCTGGGCGAACGCCACCAGCGGCACCAACTATGGGGTGTATGGGAGAAGCGACAGCCCCGATGGCTATGGAGGCTTCTTTATTGGACCCGGCTACTTCAGCGGCAACGTCGGCATCGGCACGACAACCCCGACCAACCTGCTCCACCTTCAGGGCGCTGGAACGAACAGCGGAGGCGTGGCGGGCTTTGCGGAAGTGGTGCTGCGCGCACGCAATACGAACGCTAACTCCCCCACGGCTCTCTCCATTGATGCACAGACCGGTCAGGATGCTATTCTCTATTTAGCAGAGAATGGCGTAGCGCAGTGGAGCATTCGCAGTCATGCACTTAAAGACACGTTTGAGATTGGTCGGACATCCGTCCCTATGTTCACGATTGACAGCACTGGCGATGTGGGGATCGGCACGCTCCCCTTGTATCGCTTGCATGTGGAGACGGACGTCGAGGATCGGGCAATCTATGGGCATCAGAGTAA from Fimbriimonadales bacterium includes the following:
- a CDS encoding MraY family glycosyltransferase; translation: MTFATAFFLSLVTAFLTTPLVIRLAKRFGAIDMPGDPRRVHEKPTPRWGGIAIYLAILVAWLVVYPMSQKAATAHLVGPYTTKSLWIMGIGALIVLFGILDDRYQISPFWQALFLIGCGIALAHPDMGNIRIEGITRPFSKPGTPGSFIGFSELNSVLFTAIFVFVIAKTMDTIDGIDGLAAGIAAISAMTMFVLALNKQPLIGVLSISAVGACLGFLRYNYHPAKIFMGTGGAQFLGFYLAAVSVDGVVKTAAAVAFLVPLTLFGVPVLDAFVVVIRRLRSGAPITKPDKRHIHHSLLRWGLTQPQAAWVLYIFAILLCTAAVLAVKLTA
- a CDS encoding dCMP deaminase family protein, which gives rise to MMPQRPSWDAYFMEIARTVSTRATCLRRSVGAVIEKDRRILTTGYNGAPRGVPHCEEFGCDITQRCQLAAHAEQNAIAQAALNGVSCEGASLYVTCQPCSSCAKMLINAGIRKIVFEGDYPDELALTLFRLAGVELYRFVSGKLEPVFETV
- a CDS encoding DUF3008 family protein — its product is MPARSKAQQKAAGMALAAKRGEIDESKLAGAARQMHDSMTEEQLEELASKDVEELPAKVTKESKEPAKAEEVAGETLEVAPKKAISKGRGRPAKKAAKKAAKKAAKKVAKKAAKKATKTRAKSVAKTRAGKRSKKAKKSRR